The following nucleotide sequence is from Bactrocera oleae isolate idBacOlea1 chromosome 2, idBacOlea1, whole genome shotgun sequence.
ATACCGATACGGCGGGAATTTCATAGCGAAAATCCCAAAGACGGAAAGTTGAGTCGCGAGATGCTGTAACAACTAATCGTTGCGAAGCATGTGCAGATACGTGCGTTAATTCATGGTCGTGTCCAGTAAGAGTCTGTACAGGCTCGCGTGATTCTACGTCCCACAAAATTGCTGTGCGATCCCAGCTGCCTGTTATTATTTGCCTATGATCCATGCTGGGCAACCAATCAGCTGCCACTACCACGGATGAATGACCACCCAGACCGGTAAATTCGCACAAAGGTGTACGCAGCGTGTCAACGCGATCTCGATCTTCCAATTGTTCGTCACTGTCGTCAAGCTCTTCCTCTGAAGAATGGCCTCTTCTGTAGTTAAAATATGAATACAATTAGTTACTCTGTAGAAGTTTTTAACTTGATGCATATATATTGGGAATTACTTAGAAGATTCCCAATTAACAGCTGCTTGCCAAATATGTGCTGTGCCATCGCCACTACCTGTTAACACCAAGTCGCGGTTCTGATGAAACTTTACAGAATTAACAGAGCCAGCATGCCCTTGATATTGTAGAAGGCATCGACCATTTTCGATACCCCAAATGCACGCGGTATGGTCTGCTGATGCTGTGCCTATAATTGGCTGTCCAACCTTTGCAGTCACTTGCCAAACTCCATCTTTATGCCCACAGAATTCTCGCGTAACTTGACTAACCACTGTTTGTGCCTTGAAACTTGATACAATTCGACTCGTTTGCGCCTTAATTTTGTTACTGGCTTTCACTTTGTTACTGCTAGATGTAAATTTCGCTTTCAGACCCTTACTTCCGCCACCACCAATTATTGAAACAAGTGCGGTAGTATCTCCATCATCATGTCCTAAGGCGGATGTAACATTTGTTTGGATCGTACTAGTTAGTGCCGTATTCGATGTATTTCCTGCGATAACGTTCGTACCACTACCACCTGCAGCAATTACTCCAGCTGAGCGTTCATATGAGCAAATCAGATCTTTGCTCATGCAGTGATCAAGTTTCTCTTGCACTATTTAATTTACAAGATTTAATTATGCTTACATTATTCGATTAAAATAAATCTGTAATACATACAACTTAAATTTTCCAAGTATAACATTTCGAATTCTTTTTCTATCTGCCCAAAGAGCGAGTGCAAGCGAACACGAAACGGTGCATCCTCCGGAATCGTGATATCTTCTGCCAAGCTGGACAATCGATGTTTGGACGGCTTCATATTTGTGTAGTTTTTTATAAATCTGTTTATTTTAGaagttgtttatatataaaaattttccgtTTTCCGTACGCTTAAGTGCTACTTGTACACTAACATATCGATCACTTACAAGCAATCACGAAATAAATTACGGTGTAATACTGCAGATTCTTATCGCTCAAAAATATACCTActagataatttaattaacgtttgtttattttctgcattgccatatatttttctattgctGTACACATTAATATGAGATTTATCTGGATGCAGCTGAAAATATTGTATGCCCCTTCTTTGTAAACGGTCAACCACATTCACAAGAGATATTCACAATAAACAGCACAGAGAGTCTCTAAATGCACATAGTTAAAGGAACGTAATAAAATAAAGCTGCGTTGTTATTGACCTTTCCGTGGTCAAAATTACTGTTCATAACAATATATCAGTCATGAATTTTCAAATGTTTGGGTTTTCCTTTTCTACGACAATTTGATTTGTTTTACCAGAATAAACATGGATATATATACAGGGCAAATTGTCTTAAAATCCAAACCTATCAGGAGTATGTGATACCATATAATTACCAGCGTTTTTTGACAAATATTGAGAAGCAGCTGATATCGCTGTATAAATAAGatcaaactaaatattttcaaacgacAACAAATTTTACAAGATATATGTAAAATTACATATTCGAGAAATTTTTGCTCGCAAATTAATGACAGCAAAACTTTTGAACACTATATCCAagattgtataaaaataaaataattatccgTTCTCTTTTATAACATCAACTAACACATTCTTGATATCCACATCGAGCATAGTGAATTCATGAAATATTAAAAGTGCTGGAAGCCCTATAGGTTGGAATGCAGAAAAGTTGGCAATCTTGCACTTGTTGATTGTGGAACTTTTACTCGCAGCGAAATTCGCTTTGTGTTATTAAGCaagaaaattaaagttttaaataataaagtgaAAAGTTATTTATACAATGAGTAATAAGAAATTGAAACAGACAGATAATATTGAGAATTTGTGTCCGACATCAAGGTAAAAGGAATTTAgcttaaaatgtgtaaaatatttgattaatggCCCCATTCATAAAACAAATGTACTAGTATTGGGTGGtgtagtttaaataaaaagtgacCCCAGAAATGGCGCAATTATATGACAGGAGTGACAGCGTTGGCGCACATTGTTGGCAACGTGTCGGTCAATAGTGCGTATGAAGCACAGTTCGCCGTATAAATTGTGAGGCTCAATGTGGGTGTGTGGTGTTTTGATTTTGTATACAATGCATTTGTGTGTTATGAGTACATAGAACGTAGATTTCGGAGGGGTACTCGAGGACGAGGAGAGGATTTcaccacaaaaaattattagcgGGTTTCACCAGAGTTTTACCTCGGCGGACTCGAAAATAGCAGGATTGACCATTTTcagtgttaaatgagaaaaacgcttacatattcgtttatttacaatgcgcaaacgactgcatataatttatacttaaatattctctatatatttgatatcaaagtacataagtatatacgtaCGAATTGAACTATTTCATGATGAGTTTAATGAaatcttttgaaatatataataaagtaacgTTTGTATTATTACCTAAATATGCAGTTTATATAGGTTtgatgagttatatatttacatatgtatttatttgttttggtcaataaaagttttgataacatctgaaaagaccaagcggaTGCACATACGTATACAACTGTGCAGGTAAACATATATGAAAGAACGCATAacgtttgtaaattttttctacgtacctatataaatatatacacacgttGCTTTAAACGCTGAACACACAGCTGACGACAATCGACAGGCAGTATctgttaaatattaatatacacacTGTCGCTGTCGCTAAATTAAAACGATTTCTAATTTTGCCGACGAAAATGTAGTGTTgtcactaatatgtgaaatataaaattatacaaaactctaaCAAGTCTAACGTTATTTTACCAACAGAAGCAATAAATAGCTAAGATATATCATTTGTAATTCCAATAGataatttaaaacttattttttgcaaaaaaaatttcagtttgaacaaaatatttaaatttcattgaagtgaATGGTTTCAGTACGACAAGAAAATTTCTCTAGCGTGCAGTCGTGTTTGGGTTCAAGGCCTCATCATGCGAAACCTCCCTTgtcacggacaaccaatggccgaagctcacgttttttgttttcatgtcaAAGAGTAAATGTGTTGAAAGATTGACGCGACGACAAGAACAAACGAACGATTGTCGATTGTcgtcgcttcccttgccgctctaactgctttgcctacaaattatCCTAAATATGTAGGTTTATGTATGAACAactttttgcgagccacggaaaaatattttagaattgacaAATTTTTAATCGACAAGAGTTTTTTTGTTGCCAaaattgtcacttttttctgtgttttgcggGTTTGCGGGGTTGTCAGTTTTCCCCCTCCAaaaggaacatcagaaagttcttcaatttaagatttttatcttttgccatcgtcgcaaaaagacgcttgtaggcaaacgcttGCTCGGGGACAGAAATAAAGAGATGCCCTTctcatctctcactggaaatatGAATAGTTTTTGACTTTTAGCAGTTGGAAAAGACtgacggccagattaaaattttaccaaaaaaatgtGAACAGAGATTTCTTGCCACTGTTGAAgaaaactaacaaaaattggaatacaatgaaaattataaaaaaaagcatttaataATTAGGAGCTCATACATGTATTCACCTTATTAAGTATAGAAAATTCAAACAGTTgctttaatatatcacaaaatcacaaaaaagaatttaattagtttctccatatgtttaacggttacaggtataataatattgaatcttaataaatattgaattaaaatgtGGTTGTTGTGTGTTTTACTATAATTTGGGCTTTGGCTGCCATGTTGTCTTGTGAAGCTGCTTATTCTGTttgagacgattgttgtttttgtagaacaatacTTGTAAAGTttagtttttggttttaatatatttacacgTGTACGTATTATTTGTGTGGCAATGtcatacacacatatctacacatCTACATATGGAACAGTACGCGCATATGTTATTACTGATGagtgataatattatatcactGATTTGAATGCGTGTACatacaacatatatacataattgtatGTGTATGATACGTCAAAAGGCTAACATTCGTTCATATCAGtatgtaatatcaaagcaagtctctaatagcacaaacagtcaccgacattcctcccttccgcaCTTACCGcccatatatcatatatatttaagtttagttttttattactacaaaatatcgagattggcaaccctgTGTTTCAAGAGGTTGCTCTcccactcgtttctacgggaaaaattaaatattcgcggatatcctaccgtacggtctgttgaagcggacggtagaagcggtggtaaatgtttatttacattgcgctctcacaagataggtcgtatcagctgattcagtCCACGGACTGTTTGTACTataagcataatttttattcaatgctaAGCTTTGTTCACTCGTGGTGAAATCCGCCCATCGTATATTGGAagattttgacaattcacaagctagtccgcaattgaaccattgtagatttatacaatgaatTGAACCTTCtttataatatacgttctctgtctcTGATGTCAACGAATAAGGGCAAAACGGAAGATAGACGATCGCTGCCGAATGACATTCAGTGGTTGACTTTACCATCAAATATACTTATCTATGAAATATACTTGTTGTCAAACAAAACACGGTTCATATTTTGTCGTATCTGTATAAATGGTGTATATCAAATGCATTTTTAAGTTTATAAGTGAATTATTGTACAGATGCaaactgaaattatattatatgcgaaatattttcttggtaataaatatatttcccaataaatatgtaaaattgatTCCTAGAATACATCCTGCAAGTGTTTGTCACGTATGTGATACCAACTTCCACAGACCGTCTTTCCGAAAGCCATTGACttgtaatatttcattaaaaagtagaaaatagTGCCAGCATTTACTAATTTTTCCAAATCATTTCTGCTGATTAATTAAATAAGAGGTTTGTGACCCTAACCAACTAACTGCTGATATGTATATAATCGCGCTTCAACATAATTTTCTGAAATAGACAAAAATAAACTTGTGAAAGATATAAGtttgcagtaaaaaaaaaataaaagagaaaattaTTTGCAGAAAACGCCTTAAAACTAACCCAGTTACAAATTGGAAAATCGCTAAACTTGAGTCGAACTCATCCCCAACCGCTCTGACAAGTGAACATTTGCACGAGATGGGCATTGGAATGCTTGACTCAGAAGAAAGCTCGTCTTCTGCCGCTTCCGCCATAGCATTAGTGTTGAGCGGCAGTGCAGATGAAAATTCTAATGGTGCCACACCTAATTTGGATGCGCCAAAGATGTGCCATCAACGTATCACATCCTATCGCACACTAGATAACACCTTAGATAGTACTTTTAATAGTGACACTAGCGATAATACAACAATAGCTACTCCAGGCAGAGGACTCATTGAAGTCGATTGTATTAATACAAGCCAtcattgcaacaacaataataacatcgCAATGGATTCATATGGtgataataacaataaacagaATTCGCAACAACAATGCGGCGATAAAGTATTAGTCCCATATAGGAAGGTAGCTATACTTGGTATGGGTGCGGGAAATCCTGTTAGCAGCTCATCAACACATACAACGGCAATCACCCCCCAATTGTACACCACAAATTCAAATTCGAATTCGCCTTCTGCTGGAAGAAGTACTCGTAGTCCTTTGGCTATTGTGTCGGGAAACAACAACATTCGTGCCCCTCGAAGTGCAACACAACATATTCAACAGCAACAggtattattgaaaatagttgaaaaataaccaaaaatatacttattttaatatatataaattttgacagAGTATGAATATTGGTGTTAATGTTGTTGCCACTATTAATACTTCAAATGTTTATAATAATGGTGGGTCATCGCCAAATAGTTACGCGAGTATGCCTTCAACAAGTAAACAATCACTTCTCAGACATcaacagcggcagcagcagcaacaacaacaactgcatactcaaattcaaaataaaagtcAAAATCGAACATCGCAAGCGGCAAATGAACAACAGCCGCCTATGGTTTTATAtgataatttctttttatttagacAGCAACAGTTGCGGGATCATATTTCCGATGGCAAAGATCATTTTAGTACCCTATCGGATGagattattttacaaattttcaaatggcTGCCGAAGAAAGCACTTATACGTTGCAGTTATGTTTGTCGACGGTTTAATAGATGTGCCAGCGATGAATCACTGTGGACGCGTTTGGATTTAGGAGGACGGCACTTGCGGGCAGGTGCTATGGAAAATATTCTCACCCGCGGTGTGGTTATACTACGTTTGGCCCAAGCCGAGGTGAGTATTAAGTAAATGTACAGAAACCATtttaatttcatcaaaatatgcggaatatattcacacattttttattCCTTTTCAGTTGAGTCATCCCGTTTTCGATAATGACTTTCTACATGCAGAACCGAAATTCGAATCAAAGTTGCAGTATTTAGATCTAAGTATGGTATCTGTTGCAAAGCCCTCGCTCAAGATGCTGTTATCACGTTGTCGTCAATTGAAAAAGCTCAGCTTGGAGCATGTACCAATTAACGATGAAATTTGCAATGAAATAGCAAAGAATCTCAACTTAGAGGCACTGAATTTAGCCATGTGTATTGGATTGGAGGCGTGGAGTATGCGCAAGATAATGGAatcattaaaacatttaaatagcTTAAATATTTCGTGGACAAATCTGTCTGTAGATGCTGTTACATCGGTGGTGACAAATGTGACACCAAATCTCTTGCGATTAAATATGGCAGGTTGTCGTAAAACATTGTATGATTCTCGTAAGTTTTCgctataaaatatgcaaattgactaataatttgaaaaatattgtctAATATTTGTGGTATTTTTTTGCAGATGTGGCGAGCTTAACTAAACGATGTCCACAACTTTTAGAAATCGATTTTTCCGACTGCACTGCATTGACTGGCAATGTCATTAACATTATTTGCAGATTTAAAATGCTTGAATATTTATCACTTTCGCGATGCTATCTTATTCCTGCCTCTGCTTATATGTGAGTACATgtgtttataataatatatgccggACACTTACGAATGCAATTATTTTAGGGAACTAAACAACTTGCCCACACTGACCTATCTCGACATATTTGGTATGCTCTCAGAGACTGGAATGGAATTGCTGGAGCAAAACTTTCCCAATATAGGaattaataaattcatacatagTTCGGTGGCTAGACCGACAGTAGGCACACGCCGCACATCAGTGTGGGGTCTTCGTACGCGTGACTAGAATATAAACACAGACGGAAATAATATGTGTATTAGGCTTAGTAACGGCACAGAAATCCACTGCAGTTTtgtattagttttttaattaattgttttatatcTGATACAATTAGCTTCTAATAAAATTGTCATATTGTGAAAAATCgtttgaagaaacattaattatgTTAAATATTATGAAGGAACTCAACATTTCATTGTTATAGTTGTAATAAGGATACAATTAGTGATGTCTTTTCGTATGcctataataaataaacttcTAAGGTCATTTGTTCACACTTAAATAACGAATCTGGATTTCTTTTTTTGGGAGATCTGATCAAAATTCTTTAGAACAAATTTCACGTATGCTGACAGATAGACCACATTCGACAATATTAATCGAATATCATCAAGCCAATATctatttaaattagtttaataAATTCTTGTAGAATATATGGTGACAGTATAAAACTTTTTGCCAATTTTCGATTCCTACTAAACATGGtcgcgaattttttaattaaaaattgtttgaaaatttaataataaaaatttaacaatttatttttaactgcaAACATCTTGGATTGAAAATTAAGAAAaggtttttgaattaaaaaattggagcaacaaaaaaacataaatattatatattacatacatatttctaactCAAACATTATAACTAAtagcaatttaatataatataaataagataaaaagTGTTGAGTACtagttgaaattttattaaaaacaagaaaaacgttaagaaAAGTGTGGCAGGTAAAAAAAAtctgcagctatatgctaaagtggtccgaaATTGGCTGTTCGgccaaatgagcaacttctcgGAGTGATAAGGACTcgcgcaaaattttagatcggaCATGGACATCGACTCAACTCGACccaatgatcatttatatatacagtgaAATTCCTCATAACCGAACATAAACGTCGTAGAATTTTTGTCTGGCTATGGGAATGTAGGAAGAACTTATATTTAAAGTGTGTTTCTAGAgtcataaaaattaacaaaacgtttaatttattaaatattgtatgtttagcaaaattatttttatttaagaaagaaatattacatatatgtacatatatatttgcatatagaatagaatagaatgaATGGTCCTAAGTGACGAACTGCCAGTAGCCCTTCTCCCAacggacagcattaccaaagtaccaaagtagtaagcttcactaggaagttcaaagttacccttAGCAGTAAGGTGAAATGGATCGATTCCACGCTGGACTTACTGCTAAGGGATagtactatcaagtggtacaccgtcGGCTCGAAATTGGCATTtccatgggaagttttcctagcATTTTCCAGGCTgaagtatatgctataagtcggcgtgtagagataaacctccaacgaaCTCCGCTTATGACTTCAGATCgctactagtgcaggagtgcatagaacggctgaacagacTATCTAACCACAACAAAGAGCACctcatttgggtgcctggtcacatgGGTATAGCCGGGaatgaactggctgacgagttggcccgctctgcagcctccaaAAAAATCGTAGGACCAGAACCATgcgtagcggttggtccacataccattaaagagctgcttcgtaaagaggaaagagcaggcagggaaatatattggcaacaactccaaagcatgcgccatgccaggttgctGATGGGGGGTTACGATCTTAACCGTAATTAACTTCCCGAGAAACACATTTCGGCTGCTtatcgcgttctacaccggccataAGCATCTATTCAACATGGGCTtagtctcttctgcaaactgtcggttctgtgacatggagccggaaaccccagaaaacctgctagtggactgcacagcagtctgccgacgcagaattaaggccctgggatccatgtttccaaacagggatcacATCGCTAcactagcacctagcagtatattggagttcatctatatgctggggctagatgagtcattggtacttaggggagggcacaataaaTCATAGATCGCGGTGCTTACCTCTATGCATATCtattctacatatatatatatattaggtcaagtaaaaccttcgttcggtttttatctaagagatggcgttattgtccatagtactagtattacgtgtcgcatcatggcattatatacggcgctgaaaacgtgtttattcgcgctaaaagtttgtctttgccagtttttcgattgattgactcagtacgttgtgagcgctcgtcaaagatggacaccagcaaagagaaaattcgctatattttacaatttttcttcgatcaaggcgaaaaagccgccaaagcggctgaaaaaattaatttagtttatgggccggat
It contains:
- the Wdr37 gene encoding WD repeat-containing protein 37 → MKPSKHRLSSLAEDITIPEDAPFRVRLHSLFGQIEKEFEMLYLENLSLQEKLDHCMSKDLICSYERSAGVIAAGGSGTNVIAGNTSNTALTSTIQTNVTSALGHDDGDTTALVSIIGGGGSKGLKAKFTSSSNKVKASNKIKAQTSRIVSSFKAQTVVSQVTREFCGHKDGVWQVTAKVGQPIIGTASADHTACIWGIENGRCLLQYQGHAGSVNSVKFHQNRDLVLTGSGDGTAHIWQAAVNWESSKRGHSSEEELDDSDEQLEDRDRVDTLRTPLCEFTGLGGHSSVVVAADWLPSMDHRQIITGSWDRTAILWDVESREPVQTLTGHDHELTHVSAHASQRLVVTASRDSTFRLWDFRYEIPAVSVFQGHSESVTSTVFARDDKVVSGSDDRTVKVWELRNMRSALATIRTDSSVNRLAVSSVGIIAIPHDNRQIRLFDLNGQRVARLPRTSRQGHRRMVSSVAWAEDPLFNCDLFSCGFDRRVFGWSIILPKEN
- the Skp2 gene encoding S-phase kinase-associated protein 2 isoform X1 produces the protein MSNKKLKQTDNIENLCPTSRKRLKTNPVTNWKIAKLESNSSPTALTSEHLHEMGIGMLDSEESSSSAASAIALVLSGSADENSNGATPNLDAPKMCHQRITSYRTLDNTLDSTFNSDTSDNTTIATPGRGLIEVDCINTSHHCNNNNNIAMDSYGDNNNKQNSQQQCGDKVLVPYRKVAILGMGAGNPVSSSSTHTTAITPQLYTTNSNSNSPSAGRSTRSPLAIVSGNNNIRAPRSATQHIQQQQSMNIGVNVVATINTSNVYNNGGSSPNSYASMPSTSKQSLLRHQQRQQQQQQQLHTQIQNKSQNRTSQAANEQQPPMVLYDNFFLFRQQQLRDHISDGKDHFSTLSDEIILQIFKWLPKKALIRCSYVCRRFNRCASDESLWTRLDLGGRHLRAGAMENILTRGVVILRLAQAELSHPVFDNDFLHAEPKFESKLQYLDLSMVSVAKPSLKMLLSRCRQLKKLSLEHVPINDEICNEIAKNLNLEALNLAMCIGLEAWSMRKIMESLKHLNSLNISWTNLSVDAVTSVVTNVTPNLLRLNMAGCRKTLYDSHVASLTKRCPQLLEIDFSDCTALTGNVINIICRFKMLEYLSLSRCYLIPASAYMELNNLPTLTYLDIFGMLSETGMELLEQNFPNIGINKFIHSSVARPTVGTRRTSVWGLRTRD
- the Skp2 gene encoding S-phase kinase-associated protein 2 isoform X2 yields the protein MGIGMLDSEESSSSAASAIALVLSGSADENSNGATPNLDAPKMCHQRITSYRTLDNTLDSTFNSDTSDNTTIATPGRGLIEVDCINTSHHCNNNNNIAMDSYGDNNNKQNSQQQCGDKVLVPYRKVAILGMGAGNPVSSSSTHTTAITPQLYTTNSNSNSPSAGRSTRSPLAIVSGNNNIRAPRSATQHIQQQQSMNIGVNVVATINTSNVYNNGGSSPNSYASMPSTSKQSLLRHQQRQQQQQQQLHTQIQNKSQNRTSQAANEQQPPMVLYDNFFLFRQQQLRDHISDGKDHFSTLSDEIILQIFKWLPKKALIRCSYVCRRFNRCASDESLWTRLDLGGRHLRAGAMENILTRGVVILRLAQAELSHPVFDNDFLHAEPKFESKLQYLDLSMVSVAKPSLKMLLSRCRQLKKLSLEHVPINDEICNEIAKNLNLEALNLAMCIGLEAWSMRKIMESLKHLNSLNISWTNLSVDAVTSVVTNVTPNLLRLNMAGCRKTLYDSHVASLTKRCPQLLEIDFSDCTALTGNVINIICRFKMLEYLSLSRCYLIPASAYMELNNLPTLTYLDIFGMLSETGMELLEQNFPNIGINKFIHSSVARPTVGTRRTSVWGLRTRD